CCCGACAGCCTGACGCCGGAACGCCCGACAATACTTTCCAAGCCCTGCGGCAGCGCACGCACCGTCTCTTCGAGCTGAGCGATTCCCAGTGCTCGCCAACAAGCCTCGTCGCTGCAATCGCGGCCCATGGACAGATTGGCGCGCACCGTGTCGTTGAACAGCGCAGGATGCTGCAACACCACCGCGACATTTTCCCGGATGGTTTCCAGGCCGATTTCCTCCTGGGTCGCGCCGCCGAACCGGATGCTGCCAGCCTGCGGCGTGTACAGGCCCAGCAACAGTTGCACCAAGGTGCTCTTGCCGCCGCCACTGGCGCCGACGATCGCGACCTTCTCCCCCGGCGAAATGGACAGGTTCAGTTGATTGAGCACCATTTCCTCGCCATAGCCGAACCTGAGCCCTTGGATGTCGATGCCGACGGTGTCGCGCCCCTTGAACGGGTTGACGCCGCCGCGGTACTGCGGCTCGTCGGCCCGGGCCAGCAGTTCATTGATGCGGTTCAAGGCGCCTGAAGCCGCGTAGTAGGCATATTGCAGGTTCAGCAGTTGTTCCACCGGACCGATCATGAACCACAGGTAACTGAACACCGCGAGCATCTGGCCGACGGACAGGTCGGAAAACAGCACGGTGAGCATGGCCGCGGCGCGGAAAATATCGATACCAAACTGGAACAGCAAACCGCTGGCACGGTTCGAGGCATCGGTTTTCCACTGCGAATTCACCGCGTAGTCGCGCACTTCCCGGGCGCGCATGCCCAGTCGGCCGAGGAAGAATCCCTGGCGGTTGCCGGCCCGCACTTCCTGGATAGCGTCCAGGGTTTCGGTCAGGGCCTGGGTGAAGCGCGAGGTGCTGTCATTTTCCAGTTTCTTCAGGTGCTTGACCCGTTTGCCCAGCTGCACCGTGGCGTAGATCACCAAGGGATTGAACAACAGGATCAGCAGCGCCAGCTTCCAATGCATCCACATCAGGATGCCGGCGGTGCCCACCAGCGTGAGCATGGCAACCAGGAACCGACTGAGGGTTTCGCCGACGAACTTGTCGAGGGTGTCCAGGTCGGTGACCAGGTGCGTGGTCACCGTACCGCTGCCCAGGCTTTCATATTCACCGAGGGAAATACGCTTGAGACGCTCGATCAGCCGAATGCGGATGCGATAGACAATGTCCTTGGCCAGACTGGCGAACAACCGGGCCTGCAAGACGTTGAAGAGCAGCGCGCCGCACCGCAGCATCAACGTCACCAGCAGCATCAGCCCGATGTAACCGGCCGCGCTTTGCCACGCTGTCGGCAGCGCATTGTTCATGATTTTCAATGCCGCATCGCCATGGCCCAGCAGCACTTCGTCGACCAGCAGCGGTAACAGCAGCGGGATCGGTACGCTGCACAACGTCGCCAGCACGGCGACGCCGTTGGCGATCCACAGGGCTTTCTTGTGCGTGAGGGACAGACGACGAATTTCCGCCCAGCTCAAGCGATCGATGCGGCGCGTGGCCGGTGCGCCATCATCGGGCAGGTCAGGCACAGGCCGCGCGCTCCAGCCAACGCCCGAGCAACGGCGACAATTGGTCCAGGGGTTGGTAGCCGTTGGTCAGCAAGGCCAACTGGCCGTCGCGCTCGGCCAGCAGCGTGGGAAACCCGGCAATGCCCAAATCTTGTACCCAGGTGAAATCGGCGGCCGTGGCTGCATGTTGTTCGGCGCGGTCGAATGCCGCGGCGAACTCAATGCGGGGCAAACCGGCCTGCTCGGCCAGTTCCACCAGGACGCTGGCGTGGGTCACGTCACGGCCTTGCTCATAAAAGGCCTGCTGGATCAGCTTCAACAGCTTCCAGGCCAGGTCCGGCGCCAGGCTGCGCGCCGTCACCAGCGCCCGACACGCGGGTTCGGTGTCGTAGACGAAGCCGTCCGGCAGCGCGCCCTCAAGCTTGAACGGCTGGCCGGTGGCCTCGGTGACCGCCTGCCAATGTTCAAGAATATAGCGCCGGGTCGTCGGCTCCAGGGCCGAACCGCTGCCGGTGCGCAAGCCGCCCACGACCAAGTGCAATTCCACGCCTGCGGCCTGGGCCTGCTCGGCCAGCGCCTCGGCCACTGGCGCGAAGCCCCAGCACCACGAACACATCGGGTCCATTACATACAGCAGGCGCGACGCCATGGCTCAAGCCTCGGAAGATGATTGCTTGTAGTTGTAGCCGATCGGATGGGGCATGTTGCGTGCCTTGGCCAATTCGATCTGCTTTTGCCGGTCGATGGCGCTGCGACGGGTCTTCTCGCTCAACTTATCCCAGCAATGCGGGCAGCTGATGCCCGGCACATAGTGTTGCGACTCGCGATCCTCCACGCTCACCGGGGTCCGGCAGGCATGGCATTGATCGTAGTCGCCTTCGCTGAGGTCATGACGCACGGTTACGCGGTTGTCGAACACAAAGCAGTCACCGCGCCATTTGGTTTCTTCCTGAGGCACCTCTTCGAGGTATTTCAGGATGCCGCCCTTGAGATGATAGACCTCGTCGAATCCTTGGCCAAGCATGTAGCTCGAAGCCTTCTCGCAACGAATGCCCCCGGTGCAGAACATGGCGACTTTCTTGTGCTTGGCCGGGTCGAAGTTGGCTTTGATGTACTCGGGGAATTCGCGGAAGCTGGTGGTCTTCGGATCGACGGCACCTTCAAAGGTGCCGATCGCCACTTCGTAATCGTTGCGGGTGTCGATCAGCAAGACTTCCGGATCATTGATCAGCGCGTTCCAGTCCTGCGGCTCGACATAGGTGCCGACCCGCTTGTTCGGGTCCACGCCTTCCACGCCGAGGGTGACGATTTCTTTCTTGAGCTTGACCTTGGTGCGGTAGAACGGCTGCTCGTCGCAGTACGACTCTTTGTGGTCGATGTCGTCCATGCGCGGATCGTTCTTGAGCCAGGCCATCAACCCGTCGATCCCCTCGCGGGTGCCGGAAACCGTGCCGTTGATGCCTTCCTCGGCAATCAGCAGGGTGCCTTTGATGCCGTTGTCGAGCATCGCCTTGAGCAGGGGCTCGCGCAGCTCGACGTAATCTTCCAGGGTGACGAACTTATACAGTGCCGCCACGACAATCGGTGGTGTCATGGGTATTTCTCCAGGTGGCTACCCTCGTAAGGGGTGAACCGGATGCGAAAAAAAACGCGCCGGGTGAGCGGCGCGTTGCGGATTCTAGCAAAAACATGCTGGCTTTAGGAGCGAGAGCCTTTGTGGCGAGGGAGCTTGCTCCCGCTGGGGTGCGCAGCAGCCCCAAAAAGCTGATTGGATCAGCCTGAAACACCGCGCTGATTGGCTTGGGGCCGCTTCGCGACCCAGCGGGAGCAAGCTCCCTCGCCACAAAAGCTTTTTCGCCCTGCAATCAGTGCTTGCTGCCACCCGCACAGGTCGGCGAAGCCGGGGCTGCGTCGATTTGCGCCCACTCTTCAGGCGTGTAGGTGTGCAGCGCCAAGGCATGGAATTCACCCATCAGCTCGCCGAGCGTGCCGTAGACCTTCTGGTGACGCTTGACCCGGTTGAGCCCTTCGAACTGCTGGCTGACCACCACGGCCTTGAAGTGGGTTTCTTGCCCACGGCTGTGCATGTGGCTTTCGTCCAGCACTTGCAGGTGCTCGGGCTGCAGCAGCCCGAGGGTCGATTCGATGCGTTGTTGCATGCTCATGCCAGGGCTCCGCTTATGGCTTTTTCTTGGCCGGGGCGGCGGCTTTTGGCTCGAGCTCGGCGGTCATGTCCGCCAGCAGCTTGTTGACCACCGGCACCGCGCTTTCCAACTTGGCCTGGGTCAGTTGTGCCGATTGCTGAGTCAGCTGGGGCATCTTCTCCAGGACTTTCTTGCCCAGGGGCGACTGGTAGAACGACACCAGGTCCTTGAGCTCGGACTCGCTGAAATTGCTGGTGTAGAGCTTGACCATGTCCGGCTTGAGCTTGTTCCAGCCGATGGCCTGGTCCAGCGCGGCGTTGGCCTTGGCCTGGTAAGTCTCGAGGGTGGCTTTTTTCGACTCAGGGGCCTTGGTCTGTTCAAAGCGCTGGGCGAACATCTGCTGGACTTGCATGTAGACCGGGGTACCCAGCTTGTCGGCGTGCGCCAGGGTCAGGAACGCTTCGGCACTGGCGTTGTGGCTGGCGGTATCGGCAAGAACAGGGCCGCTGGCACACACCAGAGCAACTGCGGTACAGATGGCACGAAGACGGGTCATCGAGTTTCCTTATCTAACAGGCGAGGCAAAACCCCAAGGGCGACCATTCTGCGCCTAAAAAACGCCGGGGCTCAACCCCGTTCCTCGGAGGGCCCGATTGACGGACCGAACCGTCCCTTCCTAGATTGAGGGAACCCATGTCGCCCGTCTGGGCCTAAACTGCGCATTCAGACCAACAGGAGTTTGACCCGATGAGCCGTATCGAAACCGACAGCCTTGGCCAGGTTGAAGTCCCGGATGAAGCCTACTGGGGCGCCCAGACACAGCGCTCCATGATCAATTTTGCCATCGGCGATGAACGCATGCCGCTGTCGGTGCTGCATGCCTTGGCGCTGGTCAAGAAAGCCGCCGCCAGGGTCAACGACCGCAATGGCGACCTGCCCGCCGACATCGCCCGTTTGATCGAACAGGCAGCCGACGAGGTGTTGGCCGGCCAGCATGACGATCAGTTCCCGCTGGTGGTCTGGCAGACCGGCAGCGGGACCCAGAGCAACATGAACGTCAACGAGGTGATCGCCGGGCGCGCCAACGAGCTGGCGGGCAATCCGCGCGGCGGCAAGAGCCCGGTGCACCCCAACGACCACGTCAACCGCTCGCAGAGCTCCAACGATTGTTTCCCCACCGCCATGCACATCGCCGCTGCCCAGGCAGTGCACCAGCAGTTGTTGCCGGCCATCAGTGAATTGTCTGGCGGCCTCGCGGAATTGGCGGCGCGTCATATGAAGCTGGTCAAGACCGGTCGCACCCACATGATGGATGCCACGCCAATCACCTTCGGCCAGGAACTGTCCGCGTTCATTGCCCAGCTCGACTACGCCGAACGGGCGATCCGCGCGGCCTTGCCGGCGGTCTGCGAACTGGCCCAGGGCGGCACCGCGGTGGGCACCGGGCTCAATTCGCCCCATGGCTTCGGCGAAGCGATTGCCGCTGAATTGGCGGCGTTGTCAGGCTTGCCGTTCGTCACCGCGCCGAACAAGTTCGCCGCGCTGGCCGGCCATGAGCCGCTGACCACGCTGTCCGGCGCGCTGAAAACCCTGGCCGTGACCTTGATGAAAATCGCCAACGACCTGCGCCTGCTGGGCTCCGGGCCTCGCGCCGGTTTTGCCGAAGTGAAGCTGCCGGCCAACGAACCCGGCAGTTCGATCATGCCCGGCAAGGTCAACCCGACTCAGTGCGAAGCCTTGTCAATGCTGGCTTGCCAGGTACTGGGCAACGACGTGACGATCGGTTTCGCCGCCAGCCAGGGTCACTTGCAGTTGAACGTGTTCAAACCGGTGATCATCCACAACCTGCTGCAATCGATCCGCCTGCTGGCTGACGGCTGCAGCAACTTCCAGCAGCACTGCATCGCCGGCCTCGAACCGGATGCCGAGCAGATGGCGGCGCACCTGGAGCGTGGATTGATGCTGGTGACGGCACTGAACCCGCACATCGGCTACGACAAATCCGCCGAAATCGCCAAGAAAGCCTACGGCGAAGGGCTGACCCTACGTGAAGCTGCGTTGCAGCTGGGGTATCTGACCGATGAAGAATTCGATGCCTGGGTCAGGCCGGAGAACATGCTGGAGGCCGGTAGCCAGGGCTGAGTCTTGCTGGTTAATGAGTTCGTTCCCGCGCCCTGCGCGGGAACGATCATCAGGCGTTCTATCGTCCTGCAACCATCCGCTCGCGCCGGGCCCTGAGCCCGGCGACCAGCGACGGACCCAGCGCAACCAGCGCCGAGCCCAGCACCACCAATACCGCCCCGCCATACCCCAGCAGATTGATCTGCTCGGCATGCACATAGTCCGGCCACCACCAGGCAGCCATTGCCACGGCGGCGAACGTCACCAGCGGCGTAATCGCCAGGGTCGCGCTGACTCGCGAGGCCTCCCAATGGGCCAGCGCCTCGGCAAACGCGCCATAAGCGATCAGGGTGTTGAGGCAACAAGCGAGCAACAGCCAGCCTTGCAAGGGGCTCAGTTGCAACGCCTCCAACGGGTGCACCCAGGGCGTGAGCAACAGCGCGCAGAACAGGTAGATCACCATCATCACCTGCAACGAATTCCATACCGTCAACAGCTGCTTCTGGCCGAGGGCATAGAACGTCCACACGGTCGAGGCCAGCAGCACCAGCAAGACGCCGGCGGTGTAGTCGCTCAAGGACGTCAACAGCTCGACAAGGCGCTGGTTAAAGAACAGCGCGAA
The Pseudomonas marvdashtae genome window above contains:
- a CDS encoding ABC transporter ATP-binding protein, which codes for MPDLPDDGAPATRRIDRLSWAEIRRLSLTHKKALWIANGVAVLATLCSVPIPLLLPLLVDEVLLGHGDAALKIMNNALPTAWQSAAGYIGLMLLVTLMLRCGALLFNVLQARLFASLAKDIVYRIRIRLIERLKRISLGEYESLGSGTVTTHLVTDLDTLDKFVGETLSRFLVAMLTLVGTAGILMWMHWKLALLILLFNPLVIYATVQLGKRVKHLKKLENDSTSRFTQALTETLDAIQEVRAGNRQGFFLGRLGMRAREVRDYAVNSQWKTDASNRASGLLFQFGIDIFRAAAMLTVLFSDLSVGQMLAVFSYLWFMIGPVEQLLNLQYAYYAASGALNRINELLARADEPQYRGGVNPFKGRDTVGIDIQGLRFGYGEEMVLNQLNLSISPGEKVAIVGASGGGKSTLVQLLLGLYTPQAGSIRFGGATQEEIGLETIRENVAVVLQHPALFNDTVRANLSMGRDCSDEACWRALGIAQLEETVRALPQGLESIVGRSGVRLSGGQRQRLAIARMVLAEPRVVILDEATSALDAATEYNLHQALARFLSGRTTLIIAHRLSAVKQADRVLVFDGGQIAEDGDHQQLIADGGLYARLYGHLQRH
- a CDS encoding DsbA family protein; translation: MCSWCWGFAPVAEALAEQAQAAGVELHLVVGGLRTGSGSALEPTTRRYILEHWQAVTEATGQPFKLEGALPDGFVYDTEPACRALVTARSLAPDLAWKLLKLIQQAFYEQGRDVTHASVLVELAEQAGLPRIEFAAAFDRAEQHAATAADFTWVQDLGIAGFPTLLAERDGQLALLTNGYQPLDQLSPLLGRWLERAACA
- the trhO gene encoding oxygen-dependent tRNA uridine(34) hydroxylase TrhO, with the translated sequence MTPPIVVAALYKFVTLEDYVELREPLLKAMLDNGIKGTLLIAEEGINGTVSGTREGIDGLMAWLKNDPRMDDIDHKESYCDEQPFYRTKVKLKKEIVTLGVEGVDPNKRVGTYVEPQDWNALINDPEVLLIDTRNDYEVAIGTFEGAVDPKTTSFREFPEYIKANFDPAKHKKVAMFCTGGIRCEKASSYMLGQGFDEVYHLKGGILKYLEEVPQEETKWRGDCFVFDNRVTVRHDLSEGDYDQCHACRTPVSVEDRESQHYVPGISCPHCWDKLSEKTRRSAIDRQKQIELAKARNMPHPIGYNYKQSSSEA
- a CDS encoding BolA family protein, with the protein product MSMQQRIESTLGLLQPEHLQVLDESHMHSRGQETHFKAVVVSQQFEGLNRVKRHQKVYGTLGELMGEFHALALHTYTPEEWAQIDAAPASPTCAGGSKH
- a CDS encoding DUF2059 domain-containing protein, with translation MTRLRAICTAVALVCASGPVLADTASHNASAEAFLTLAHADKLGTPVYMQVQQMFAQRFEQTKAPESKKATLETYQAKANAALDQAIGWNKLKPDMVKLYTSNFSESELKDLVSFYQSPLGKKVLEKMPQLTQQSAQLTQAKLESAVPVVNKLLADMTAELEPKAAAPAKKKP
- a CDS encoding class II fumarate hydratase; the protein is MSRIETDSLGQVEVPDEAYWGAQTQRSMINFAIGDERMPLSVLHALALVKKAAARVNDRNGDLPADIARLIEQAADEVLAGQHDDQFPLVVWQTGSGTQSNMNVNEVIAGRANELAGNPRGGKSPVHPNDHVNRSQSSNDCFPTAMHIAAAQAVHQQLLPAISELSGGLAELAARHMKLVKTGRTHMMDATPITFGQELSAFIAQLDYAERAIRAALPAVCELAQGGTAVGTGLNSPHGFGEAIAAELAALSGLPFVTAPNKFAALAGHEPLTTLSGALKTLAVTLMKIANDLRLLGSGPRAGFAEVKLPANEPGSSIMPGKVNPTQCEALSMLACQVLGNDVTIGFAASQGHLQLNVFKPVIIHNLLQSIRLLADGCSNFQQHCIAGLEPDAEQMAAHLERGLMLVTALNPHIGYDKSAEIAKKAYGEGLTLREAALQLGYLTDEEFDAWVRPENMLEAGSQG
- a CDS encoding DMT family transporter; the protein is MHISSGRWVYGLFLALLTALLWGILPIKLKQVLQVMDPVTVTWFRLSVSGGLLFIYLAATRRLPSRKVLGPRGGWLVAMAVLGLVGNYVLYLMGLNRLSPGTAQLVVQMGPIMLLVASLFVFKERFSVGQGIGLLVLLIGFALFFNQRLVELLTSLSDYTAGVLLVLLASTVWTFYALGQKQLLTVWNSLQVMMVIYLFCALLLTPWVHPLEALQLSPLQGWLLLACCLNTLIAYGAFAEALAHWEASRVSATLAITPLVTFAAVAMAAWWWPDYVHAEQINLLGYGGAVLVVLGSALVALGPSLVAGLRARRERMVAGR